In Toxoplasma gondii ME49 chromosome X, whole genome shotgun sequence, a single genomic region encodes these proteins:
- a CDS encoding hypothetical protein (encoded by transcript TGME49_215270), which produces MQTGRQEEGRGEFERQDGQKVQPEEDPVQKDSTGADSRRRSRAGVETGGRTGAADMGESSWGVVRRMRGGKRNCKRHSKWGTTKVSGPKRCREEMRSENRRGGGPANHGLLKDGDTDATIDECGGCREAETKKEKKVGVFSDRSTDKPISAERRFPQRSSPQTA; this is translated from the coding sequence atgcagacaggaagacaagaagagggTAGAGGAGAAttcgagagacaagacgggCAGAAGGTTCAGCCAGAGGAAGATCCGGTGCAGAAGGACAGCACGGGAGCGGACAGCAGGCGGAGAAGTCGCGCGGGCGTGGAGACCGGAGGTCGCACAGGCGCCGCCGATATGGGGGAAAGCAGTTGGGGCGTGGTTCGCCGAATGAGAGGCGGAAAGAGGAACTGTAAACGACACTCGAAGTGGGGAACGACGAAGGTTTCAGGGCCGAagcgctgcagagaagaaatgcgAAGCGAGAACCGGCGCGGGGGAGGGCCAGCAAATCACGGCTTGCtcaaagacggagacacagacgcaacCATCGACGAGTGTGGGGGGTGCCGTgaagcagaaacaaaaaaggagaaaaaggtgGGAGTTTTCTCTGACAGATCAACGGACAAACCGATTAGCGCTGAGCGACGGTTTCCCCAAAGGTCTTCGCCGCAGACCGCATGA